In Erigeron canadensis isolate Cc75 chromosome 6, C_canadensis_v1, whole genome shotgun sequence, the following are encoded in one genomic region:
- the LOC122604705 gene encoding uncharacterized protein LOC122604705, translated as MIQQAHEARHHLPGMLGSLDCTHVEWRYCPRSLKGQYTRGDHKVPTIMIEAVASQDLWIWHSFFGPPGSNNDINVLNQSPLYDTVRNGTTPNSSFIVRGRYYKHGYLLTDGIYPRWSTFVKAYPHPVDPKEKKFKRVQEAARKDIERVFGVLKGKWKILERPICFYDLDKIGKSRRSVL; from the coding sequence ATGATCCAACAGGCGCATGAAGCGCGACATCATCTTCCCGGGATGCTTGGTAGTCTTGATTGTACGCATGTCGAATGGAGGTACTGTCCAAGGAGTTTGAAAGGGCAATACACACGTGGGGATCATAAAGTCCCTACGATCATGATTGAGGCTGTCGCTTCACAAGATTTATGGATATGGCATTCGTTTTTTGGTCCTCCCGGGTCAAATAACGATATTAATGTGTTGAATCAGTCGCCTTTGTATGACACGGTTCGAAATGGGACGACTCCAAACTCATCATTCATTGTTCGCGGTCGCTATTACAAACATGGCTATTTGCTAACCGATGGGATTTATCCTAGGTGGTCTACGTTTGTTAAAGCTTATCCACACCCTGTCGatccaaaagaaaagaagttcaAGAGAGTACAAGAAGCGGCAAGAAAAGATATTGAAAGGGTTTTTGGTGTTCTTAAGGGAAAATGGAAGATTTTGGAGCGCCCGATTTGTTTTTACGATTTAGACAAGATCGGCAAAAGTCGTCGAAGCGTGTTGTAA
- the LOC122605255 gene encoding probable disease resistance protein At5g66900, producing MAEALFAGAALGVAFDKLVSIVVQQAKLIAGFKSELQRLETTLKDIRPKLLTIMELKNVLNRPTEEKITRYLKDAADLVIKCSNVRSWNAYHKSVYAKKLISLDNDLVRFFQVNAQADAAITGLEISIEIGTMQKKLDQLLAAGTGGLSGWCSVPGLPELIVGLDEHLAELKFRLLKDETRVLVISAPGGCGKTTLAKMFCHDDEIKGTFGGNILYVTVSRVSSLMIIAQKLFKHYGENDHVFQTEEEAKNQIENLMRRKMGSDKMLLVLDDVWSESESHIQDLKFQIPGYKILVTSRFLFPRFNSTYQLSLLSHKDAKALLCYNAFPNNRNPSHVPDNLVNEMVKFCKNFPLALNLVGSLTCGQPVSKWRTILKKRSHGQSFLQSDSKLLLCLQTSLDALDELPIIRKCFLDLGSFPEDERITDTVLMDMWVELYNLEDEVMDSSEYLLELSSRNLINLIPTRKHVGELEGYDNEHYVTQHDLLRELAIHQSGQGHAAERERLLLDIQRNVFPTWWSKQEEQCINAYVMSITTDEAFSSEWHHLKAPMVEVLILNIRSESYTLPKFIETMSQLKVLIVTGYGVYPTQLEELQILGSLSSLRVIRLEHVSVSLPIEVIFTLQNIKKLTFVTCKIGKSLNSGTTDYPYMLPNLTHLELDCCFDLTELPEGLCSSVQLQKLIINTCQELDALPKELGNLSKLKILRLRCCTKLQELPKSIEELQDLTVLDISECSSIKRIPKKIGELSGLRVLNISGCQGLEELPVSVTNWSQLEDIICDEETLCLWKKIRSDHSNVNTKLVEEDRLGSFKKICR from the exons ATGGCTGAGGCACTTTTTGCTGGAGCTGCTTTGGGTGTGGCTTTCGACAAATTGGTGAGCATAGTTGTACAACAGGCAAAACTTATTGCAGGGTTCAAAAGTGAACTCCAACGCCTTGAAACCACCCTTAAAGATATCAGGCCGAAACTTTTAACAATTATGGAGTTGAAAAATGTCTTGAATCGTCCCACAGAAGAAAAAATAACCCGGTATTTAAAGGACGCGGCAGACCTTGTGATCAAGTGCTCCAATGTGAGGTCCTGGAACGCATACCATAAATCTGTTTATGCAAAGAAGCTAATTAGTTTGGATAATGATCTCGTGAGGTTCTTTCAAGTAAACGCCCAGGCGGACGCAGCTATCACCGGTCTGGAGATTTCAATAGAGATAGGAACAATGCAAAAAAAGTTAGATCAGTTACTTGCAGCTGGCACTGGAGGATTATCAGGTTGGTGCAGTGTTCCAGGGCTTCCAGAACTTATTGTTGGTTTGGATGAGCATCTTGCAGAATTGAAGTTTAGACTGCTCAAGGATGAAACCCGTGTTTTGGTGATTTCAGCTCCAGGTGGTTGTGGGAAGACTACCTTGGCCAAGATGTTTTGTCATGACGATGAGATAAAAG GCACATTTGGTGGGAACATCCTTTATGTTACTGTCTCAAGAGTGTCTAGCCTTATGATCATCGCCCAAAAACTATTCAAACATTATGGAGAAAATGATCATGTCTTTCAAACTGAAGAAGAAGCAAAGAATCAAATCGAGAACCTGATGCGGAGGAAGATGGGATCAGATAAAATGCTGCTTGTGCTGGATGATGTCTGGTCTGAATCAGAATCCCACATTCAGGACCTTAAGTTCCAAATACCAGGATATAAAATTTTGGTTACATCAAGGTTCTTATTTCCAAGATTTAACTCCACTTATCAGTTGAGCTTGTTAAGTCATAAAGATGCAAAGGCTCTTCTTTGCTACAACGCATTTCCAAACAATAGGAATCCAAGTCATGTGCCAGATAATCTAGTGAACGAG ATGGTTAAGTTCTGCAAAAACTTCCCACTGGCCCTAAACCTAGTTGGTTCATTGACCTGTGGGCAACCAGTGAGCAAGTGGAGAACCATTCTCAAGAAACGCTCTCATGGTCAATCATTTTTGCAGTCAGACAGCAAACTGCTGCTTTGTCTCCAGACAAGCCTTGATGCATTGGATGAGCTGCCCATTATCAGGAAATGTTTCTTGGACCTTGGTTCATTTCCTGAAGATGAGCGGATTACAGATACTGTTCTTATGGATATGTGGGTGGAGTTGTACAATCTTGAAGACGAGGTCATGGATTCAAGTGAATACCTCCTTGAGCTCTCATCACGAAATCTTATCAATCTTATTCCTACAAG GAAACATGTCGGTGAACTAGAAGGCTATGACAATGAGCATTATGTCACACAGCATGATTTACTAAGAGAGTTAGCCATCCACCAGAGTGGCCAAGGGCATGCTGCAGAAAGAGAACGTCTGCTCCTAGACATACAGAGGAATGTCTTTCCTACATGGTGGAGTAAACAAGAAGAACAATGCATCAATGCCTATGTCATGTCTATTACGACAG ATGAAGCATTTAGCTCAGAATGGCATCATCTAAAGGCACCAATGGTCGAAGTATTGATACTGAACATAAGGAGTGAAAGTTACACCCTGCCCAAATTCATTGAGACAATGAGCCAACTGAAGGTTTTGATTGTCACAGGCTACGGAGTTTATCCTACCCAACTAGAAGAGCTTCAAATTTTGGGTTCTTTATCCAGCCTAAGAGTAATCAGATTAGAACACGTTTCAGTTTCCTTACCTATTGAAGTCATCTTCACATTGCAGAATATAAAGAAACTTACCTTTGTTACCTGTAAGATAGGTAAGTCTCTGAATAGTGGTACAACCGACTATCCTTATATGCTACCAAATCTGACGCATCTCGAACTAGATTGCTGTTTTGATCTGACGGAACTACCAGAAGGACTATGTAGTTCTGTCCAGCTTCAGAAACTGATCATCAACACATGCCAAGAACTGGATGCTCTTCCTAAAGAATTAGGGAACCTGTCAAAGCTTAAAATCCTTAGGCTTCGTTGCTGCACAAAATTACAAGAATTACCAAAATCAATAGAAGAACTACAAGATCTGACCGTGCTTGATATATCTGAGTGTTCAAGTATCAAAAGAATTCCCAAAAAGATTGGCGAGCTAAGTGGCCTGAGAGTGCTTAATATTAGTGGTTGTCAAGGATTGGAAGAGTTGCCGGTGTCTGTGACAAACTGGTCACAATTAGAAGACATCATATGCGACGAGGAAACGTTATGTTTGTGGAAGAAGATTAGAAGTGATCACAGTAATGTGAATACAAAACTTGTTGAAGAAGACAGATTAGGCAGCTTTAAGAAAATCTGTCGgtaa